Proteins encoded together in one Campylobacter peloridis LMG 23910 window:
- a CDS encoding zinc ABC transporter, integral membrane protein yields MLELLSSSFIQNAFLAAFLTSIACGIMGTLIMINRLTSMAGGITHGAFGGIGIAFYFGLPVLISTSLFTLFLALLVAFLVQKYPFRSDNIVGVIWAFGMAVGIIFIDLSPGYNNDLMGYLFGSILSVPTQDVILFTFIDVVFIVLILLFYRQFEILSFDKEFASLRGVKTNIFHYLLIAMLAFCIVISIKVVGLVLVIALLSIPAFIAEKFSKKLGQMMIISTLLSISFCLIGLFVSFYYNLASGACIIASACIGFMLYLCFSIIFKKLT; encoded by the coding sequence ATGCTTGAGCTTTTATCTAGTTCTTTTATACAAAATGCTTTTTTAGCTGCATTTTTAACTAGCATTGCGTGTGGGATTATGGGAACTTTGATTATGATTAATCGCTTAACTTCAATGGCTGGTGGTATAACGCATGGGGCTTTTGGGGGCATTGGTATAGCATTTTATTTTGGTTTGCCTGTATTAATTAGCACAAGCCTTTTTACTTTGTTTTTAGCCTTACTTGTGGCATTTTTAGTGCAAAAATACCCCTTTAGAAGCGATAATATAGTCGGGGTTATATGGGCTTTTGGAATGGCTGTGGGAATTATTTTTATCGATTTAAGCCCTGGTTATAATAATGATTTAATGGGATATTTATTTGGTAGTATTTTATCTGTGCCAACACAAGATGTAATCTTATTTACCTTTATAGATGTAGTTTTTATTGTTTTGATTTTACTTTTTTATCGTCAATTTGAAATTCTTAGTTTTGATAAAGAATTTGCGAGTTTAAGAGGGGTTAAAACCAATATTTTTCATTATCTTTTAATCGCAATGCTAGCTTTTTGTATAGTAATTAGCATTAAAGTTGTAGGGCTTGTTTTAGTGATAGCTTTGCTTAGCATACCTGCTTTTATCGCTGAAAAATTTTCTAAAAAACTCGGACAAATGATGATAATATCAACACTTTTAAGCATAAGTTTTTGCTTAATAGGGCTTTTTGTAAGTTTTTATTATAACCTTGCAAGTGGTGCTTGTATTATAGCAAGTGCTTGTATTGGTTTTATGCTTTATCTTTGCTTTAGCATAATTTTTAAAAAATTGACTTAA
- the rpmI gene encoding 50S ribosomal protein L35 — translation MPKMKSVKSAVKRFKVGKNKIKRGSAFRSHILTKKPAKRMRDLRTSKYVHSTNVKAVEKMLGI, via the coding sequence ATGCCAAAAATGAAAAGCGTTAAAAGTGCTGTTAAACGCTTCAAAGTAGGTAAAAACAAAATCAAAAGAGGCTCAGCTTTTAGAAGCCACATTTTGACAAAAAAACCTGCTAAAAGAATGCGTGATCTTCGCACTTCTAAGTATGTTCATTCAACCAATGTTAAAGCGGTTGAAAAAATGTTAGGAATTTAA
- a CDS encoding HP0729 family protein, which produces MNNLLILYNPYYQDNVIKEHLQILLNKGQVAFAKVKSKINDQNNSFEKDLETIYANTSKDNPLQLFLSDYANFFVAKVIKVSKNLDDENLLPSYYKEKNFNIEHYFIIEDLKELVREDFTIVKNHYLSNFTTPNYKNNSYAIYGNSYIYPLIIKQKNEISYFLDETKHYLDVYKSQEYLQIQDIFKKYIFGNELFHLLHPDSISNIIYAEMEFDKNKQDPLYDFTSIIVKYSKTLEYEIYDFCKKVFLQLCQKDESIKNISYSVQQNTYTLNDFFKHKPNIGTMKFLLINKQIQDLLEIKCKNFIIYELCKHINTLQDVRNSAVHEKASSLEQTKKLRNLILGIDTFSVLKGILMQKQRLDDKQVL; this is translated from the coding sequence ATGAATAATCTTTTAATCCTTTACAATCCTTACTATCAAGATAATGTTATCAAAGAACACTTACAAATTCTGCTTAATAAAGGCCAAGTTGCTTTTGCTAAGGTAAAATCAAAAATCAACGATCAAAACAATTCTTTCGAAAAAGACTTAGAAACAATTTATGCTAACACTAGCAAAGATAATCCTTTGCAACTTTTTTTAAGTGATTATGCAAATTTTTTTGTAGCAAAAGTTATAAAGGTAAGCAAAAACTTAGATGATGAGAATTTATTACCAAGTTATTATAAAGAAAAGAATTTTAATATCGAGCATTATTTTATCATAGAAGATTTAAAAGAATTAGTTCGTGAGGATTTTACAATTGTGAAAAATCATTATCTATCAAATTTTACCACGCCAAATTATAAAAACAATTCTTATGCTATCTATGGAAATTCTTATATATATCCTTTAATCATCAAGCAAAAAAACGAGATTAGTTATTTTTTAGATGAAACAAAACATTATTTAGATGTTTATAAAAGCCAAGAGTATTTGCAAATTCAAGATATTTTTAAAAAATACATCTTTGGAAATGAGCTTTTTCACCTTTTACACCCTGATAGCATTAGCAATATAATATACGCTGAAATGGAATTTGATAAAAACAAACAAGATCCTTTGTATGATTTTACTTCTATCATTGTTAAATACTCTAAAACTTTAGAATATGAAATTTATGATTTTTGTAAAAAAGTATTTTTACAACTTTGCCAAAAAGATGAAAGCATAAAAAACATAAGCTATAGCGTGCAACAAAATACTTATACATTAAATGATTTTTTTAAACATAAACCAAACATAGGCACGATGAAGTTTTTACTTATCAATAAACAAATTCAAGACTTACTTGAAATAAAATGTAAAAATTTTATCATTTATGAGCTTTGCAAACACATCAACACCTTGCAAGATGTAAGAAATTCAGCCGTCCATGAAAAAGCCTCATCGCTAGAGCAAACTAAAAAGTTAAGAAATCTCATCTTAGGTATAGATACTTTTAGTGTATTAAAAGGAATTTTAATGCAAAAACAAAGATTAGACGATAAACAAGTATTGTAA
- the rplT gene encoding 50S ribosomal protein L20: protein MARVKTGVVRRRRHKKVLKLARGFYSGRRKHFRKAKEQLERSLVYAYRDRRRKKRDFRRLWIVRINAACRLNDISYSRFINGLKKAGIELDRKILADLAMNDAAAFAKIADAAKKAL, encoded by the coding sequence ATGGCAAGAGTAAAAACAGGTGTTGTAAGACGCCGCAGACATAAAAAGGTTTTAAAGCTTGCGCGTGGTTTTTATAGTGGTCGCCGCAAACACTTTAGAAAAGCTAAAGAACAATTAGAAAGAAGTTTGGTTTATGCGTATCGTGATAGACGCCGCAAAAAACGCGATTTCCGCCGTCTTTGGATAGTGCGTATCAATGCAGCTTGCAGACTAAATGATATTAGTTATTCAAGATTTATAAATGGTCTTAAAAAAGCAGGCATTGAGCTTGATAGAAAAATTCTAGCTGATTTAGCGATGAATGATGCAGCTGCTTTTGCAAAAATTGCAGATGCTGCTAAAAAAGCACTTTAA
- a CDS encoding diacylglycerol kinase, whose protein sequence is MKPKYSLFKNASYALSGIKFLLKDEMAFRIEFAIILPLILISLFLPVSFLEHFVLVFVLVLILIVEALNSSIEACVDLYTNEFHILAKKAKDCASAGVFFSVLLAIITWSFILFDLVKTWMIK, encoded by the coding sequence ATGAAACCAAAGTATTCTTTATTTAAAAATGCAAGTTATGCTTTAAGTGGGATTAAATTTTTGCTCAAAGATGAAATGGCATTTAGGATAGAATTTGCCATTATTTTACCCTTGATTTTAATCAGTTTATTTTTACCTGTGAGTTTTTTAGAGCATTTTGTGCTTGTGTTTGTTTTGGTGTTAATTTTGATTGTAGAAGCACTAAATTCAAGCATAGAAGCTTGTGTAGATCTTTACACAAACGAATTTCACATTTTAGCTAAAAAAGCTAAAGATTGTGCAAGTGCTGGGGTGTTTTTTAGCGTGCTTTTGGCTATAATTACTTGGAGTTTTATTCTTTTTGATTTGGTTAAAACATGGATGATAAAGTAA
- a CDS encoding replication/maintenance protein RepL: protein MDDKVKTLCIKIFGKKRFEILEFLALNADNDGFVFANIEELSKQLNISKPTIISTFKFLEEKALLEKLKNGLYKLK from the coding sequence ATGGATGATAAAGTAAAAACACTATGTATTAAAATTTTTGGTAAAAAACGCTTTGAAATTTTAGAATTTTTAGCCCTTAATGCAGATAATGATGGCTTTGTCTTTGCAAATATCGAAGAGCTTTCTAAACAACTAAACATCAGCAAGCCAACCATCATTTCTACCTTTAAATTTTTAGAAGAAAAAGCTTTACTTGAAAAACTCAAAAACGGCTTATATAAACTCAAATAG
- a CDS encoding class I SAM-dependent methyltransferase gives MNLWNKKAKSYARYSSNLNEIQKATFAKLGSLQGQGVVDIGCGSGVWTLHLAQKAKSVLGVDSSNAMLEILQEDARKNNINNVKTLNSDFENFYKNNNAKFDLAFLSMSPALQNEKDYKAFLNLASKKVYLGWASRRKSSFLDPIFLHFNTHFKGFYEEDLQSFLNTQNIPYESEIFNETRVVKRDKESAIENALWHLSMNGINANKQELESFVKDEVEEIIEAKIKLLIID, from the coding sequence ATGAATTTATGGAATAAAAAAGCAAAAAGCTATGCAAGATATAGCTCTAATTTAAACGAAATTCAAAAAGCTACTTTTGCAAAACTTGGTTCTTTACAAGGGCAAGGTGTGGTAGATATAGGCTGTGGAAGTGGTGTTTGGACTTTGCATTTAGCACAAAAAGCAAAAAGCGTTTTAGGTGTAGATAGTTCTAATGCTATGCTTGAAATTTTGCAAGAAGATGCTAGAAAAAATAATATTAATAATGTTAAAACTTTAAATTCAGATTTTGAAAATTTTTATAAAAACAATAATGCAAAATTTGACTTAGCATTTTTGAGTATGTCTCCGGCTTTGCAAAATGAAAAAGATTATAAAGCCTTTTTAAATTTAGCTTCTAAAAAAGTGTATTTAGGTTGGGCAAGTAGGCGTAAAAGTAGTTTTTTAGATCCTATATTTTTGCATTTTAATACACATTTTAAAGGTTTTTATGAAGAGGATTTACAAAGCTTTTTAAATACACAAAATATCCCTTATGAGAGTGAAATTTTTAACGAAACTAGAGTGGTAAAAAGAGACAAAGAAAGTGCGATAGAAAATGCTTTGTGGCATTTGAGTATGAATGGCATTAATGCAAATAAACAAGAGCTAGAAAGCTTTGTAAAAGATGAGGTAGAAGAGATCATAGAAGCTAAGATAAAGCTTTTGATTATTGATTAA
- a CDS encoding DNA ligase gives MLLKKHFNLKTRLFISLVFLSTLFLNSLFAKDILLFKVYDEKAFKDVNLSHYLMSEKLDGVRGLWSGKSMQTRAGNAIKLPSFFTKNFPKFELDGELWIKREAFEEIASLIRQENPDEKLWQKVSYNVFDVPNACEEFKLNPCTLEARLEVLKAYLVENPNEFIKIIPQIRIQNKEHLKHFYQEVLNHKGEGLIIRKNDVAYERKRSENAYKLKPFDDGECVVKKHFKGKGKFEGKLGSLLCEAYIKDKKVSFKIGTGFKDKERENPPPIGSIITYKYYGLTKNGKPRFASFLRIYEKN, from the coding sequence ATGCTGCTAAAAAAGCACTTTAATCTTAAAACAAGGCTATTTATAAGCCTTGTTTTTCTTTCTACTCTCTTTTTAAATTCTCTTTTTGCAAAAGATATTTTGCTTTTTAAAGTTTATGATGAAAAAGCATTTAAAGATGTAAATTTAAGCCATTATCTCATGAGCGAAAAACTCGATGGTGTAAGAGGACTTTGGAGTGGTAAGTCTATGCAAACAAGAGCAGGAAATGCTATAAAACTTCCTTCATTTTTCACAAAAAATTTTCCAAAATTTGAGCTAGATGGAGAACTTTGGATTAAAAGAGAAGCTTTTGAAGAAATCGCATCTTTAATACGCCAAGAAAATCCTGATGAAAAGCTTTGGCAAAAAGTAAGTTACAATGTCTTTGATGTACCAAATGCTTGTGAGGAATTTAAACTAAATCCTTGTACTTTAGAAGCAAGATTAGAAGTTTTAAAAGCATATTTAGTTGAAAATCCAAATGAATTTATAAAAATCATTCCTCAAATTCGTATACAAAATAAAGAGCATTTAAAGCATTTTTATCAAGAAGTTTTAAATCACAAAGGCGAGGGGTTGATTATAAGAAAAAATGATGTTGCTTATGAAAGAAAAAGATCAGAAAATGCCTATAAATTAAAACCTTTTGATGATGGAGAATGTGTAGTAAAAAAGCATTTTAAAGGCAAGGGTAAATTTGAAGGTAAATTAGGTTCTTTGCTTTGTGAAGCTTATATAAAAGATAAAAAAGTAAGTTTTAAAATCGGCACCGGCTTTAAAGACAAAGAGCGTGAAAATCCACCGCCTATTGGTTCTATCATCACTTATAAATACTATGGCTTAACTAAAAATGGCAAGCCAAGATTTGCTAGTTTTTTAAGAATTTATGAAAAAAATTAA
- the pyrC gene encoding dihydroorotase yields the protein MKIKNPLDMHLHLRDEKMLEFVALFSAKDFKAGVIMPNLITPLTNLNDLKAYKQRVLKACKNEDFIPLMTLFFKEYDEKFLENAKNEIFAIKLYPAGITTNSDNGISSFDIQRLKPTLNAMSELNIPLLVHGETNDFVMDREANFAKIYEKLAKNFPKLKIIMEHITTKTLCNLLKDYENLYATITLHHLMITLDDVIGGKMDPHLFCKPIAKRYEDKDALCELAFSGYKKAMFGSDSAPHPIHTKECCGCAAGVFSAPVILPVLAELFEKNSNEENLQKFISDNACKIYNFNFEKEKIINLKKEKWQVPQKYSDVVPFMAGKNLNFKVI from the coding sequence ATGAAAATTAAAAATCCATTAGATATGCATTTGCATTTGCGCGATGAAAAAATGCTTGAATTTGTAGCTTTATTTAGTGCAAAAGATTTTAAAGCTGGTGTTATAATGCCAAATTTAATCACTCCTTTGACTAATTTAAACGATTTAAAAGCTTATAAACAAAGAGTTTTAAAAGCTTGTAAAAATGAAGATTTTATACCTTTGATGACTTTATTTTTTAAAGAATATGATGAAAAATTCTTAGAAAATGCAAAAAATGAAATTTTTGCTATAAAACTTTATCCTGCTGGTATCACTACAAATTCAGATAATGGAATTTCAAGCTTTGATATACAAAGATTAAAACCTACTTTAAATGCTATGAGTGAATTAAATATACCTTTATTAGTCCATGGTGAAACTAATGATTTTGTGATGGATAGAGAAGCAAATTTTGCAAAAATATATGAAAAATTAGCTAAAAATTTTCCAAAATTAAAAATAATAATGGAGCACATTACCACTAAGACTTTATGCAATTTATTAAAAGATTATGAAAATTTATATGCAACTATAACTTTACATCATTTAATGATAACACTTGATGATGTAATAGGTGGAAAAATGGATCCACATTTATTTTGCAAACCTATTGCAAAACGCTATGAAGACAAAGACGCACTTTGTGAGCTTGCCTTTAGTGGATATAAAAAAGCTATGTTTGGAAGTGATAGTGCTCCACATCCAATACATACTAAAGAATGCTGCGGTTGTGCGGCTGGAGTTTTTAGTGCGCCTGTTATATTGCCTGTCTTAGCTGAACTTTTTGAAAAAAACTCAAATGAAGAAAATTTACAAAAATTTATCAGCGATAATGCTTGCAAAATTTATAATTTTAATTTTGAAAAAGAAAAAATCATAAACTTAAAAAAAGAAAAATGGCAAGTCCCACAAAAATACAGCGATGTAGTGCCTTTTATGGCTGGAAAAAATTTAAATTTCAAGGTAATTTAA
- a CDS encoding metal ABC transporter ATP-binding protein: MIKIDIKNLNFFYNQDMVLKNINLNYESKDFLAIVGPNGGGKSTLLKLILGLLNNQKCIHFSNINLKDIGYVPQNTLANPNFPVRVQEVVMMGRVDKKIFGFYTKKDRQKALTALEKVGMRNFWDKKINELSGGQRQRVYIARALASDCKLLVLDEPTASIDTKGSVQIFELLKKLHESGVGVIVICHDLNVCLAYANKIAYLNKELFLHENTPEKKAHLLKHLSQNHSHFCDVELSLDQCYCEGKNHA; encoded by the coding sequence ATGATAAAAATTGATATAAAAAATTTAAATTTTTTTTATAATCAAGATATGGTTTTAAAAAATATCAATCTAAACTATGAAAGCAAGGATTTTTTAGCCATAGTAGGGCCAAATGGTGGAGGAAAATCCACACTTTTAAAACTTATATTGGGTTTGTTAAATAATCAAAAATGCATTCATTTTAGCAATATAAATTTAAAAGATATAGGCTATGTCCCACAAAATACCCTAGCAAACCCAAATTTTCCTGTGCGTGTGCAAGAGGTGGTGATGATGGGTAGAGTGGATAAAAAAATCTTTGGCTTTTATACAAAAAAAGACCGCCAAAAAGCTTTAACGGCCTTAGAAAAAGTAGGTATGAGAAATTTTTGGGACAAAAAAATCAATGAATTAAGTGGCGGACAAAGACAAAGAGTTTATATAGCAAGAGCCCTAGCAAGTGATTGCAAACTTTTAGTTCTTGATGAGCCAACCGCAAGCATAGACACAAAGGGCTCTGTGCAAATTTTTGAACTTTTGAAAAAACTTCATGAAAGCGGGGTTGGAGTGATAGTAATTTGCCATGATTTGAATGTATGCTTAGCTTATGCAAATAAAATAGCCTATTTAAACAAAGAATTATTTTTGCATGAAAACACCCCTGAAAAAAAGGCACATTTACTCAAACACTTAAGTCAAAATCATTCTCATTTTTGTGATGTAGAACTTAGCTTAGATCAGTGTTATTGTGAAGGAAAAAACCATGCTTGA
- a CDS encoding exodeoxyribonuclease III, whose translation MKLLSWNINGLRAICEKNALDWIEKDNIDFIGFQEIKAHEDKFPKRIYEYDFKHMYFNSAKRAGYSGVMSLCNFDCEVKKCEFFDDDEGRVLEHRFKNVVLFNIYFPNGQKDDERLNFKMKFYNDFLIYLDKLLKEGKEIIICGDVNTAHREIDLTHPKANEKTSGFLPIERAWIDELLKLGFIDTFRYINGDIKEKYSWWSYRMKARERNVGWRIDYFFISNNLKDKLKNAFIKDDIFGSDHAPVGIEIDI comes from the coding sequence ATGAAATTACTTTCTTGGAATATAAATGGCTTAAGAGCTATTTGTGAAAAAAACGCACTTGATTGGATAGAAAAAGATAATATAGATTTTATAGGTTTTCAAGAAATAAAAGCACACGAAGATAAATTTCCTAAAAGAATTTATGAATATGATTTTAAGCATATGTATTTTAATAGTGCTAAAAGAGCCGGATATTCTGGCGTAATGAGTCTTTGTAATTTTGATTGTGAAGTAAAAAAGTGTGAATTTTTTGATGATGATGAAGGTAGAGTTTTAGAGCATAGATTTAAGAATGTAGTTTTGTTTAATATATATTTTCCAAATGGTCAAAAAGATGATGAACGCTTGAATTTTAAAATGAAATTTTATAATGATTTTTTAATTTACTTAGATAAATTATTAAAAGAAGGAAAAGAGATTATAATATGTGGCGATGTAAATACTGCACATCGTGAGATAGACTTAACTCATCCAAAAGCAAATGAAAAAACTTCGGGATTTTTGCCTATTGAGCGTGCTTGGATAGATGAGCTTTTAAAATTAGGTTTTATAGATACTTTTAGATATATAAATGGCGATATAAAAGAAAAATATTCTTGGTGGAGCTATAGAATGAAAGCAAGAGAAAGAAATGTAGGCTGGAGAATTGATTATTTTTTCATATCAAATAATTTAAAAGACAAATTAAAAAATGCTTTTATAAAAGATGATATTTTTGGTTCTGATCATGCTCCAGTAGGTATAGAAATAGATATTTAA
- a CDS encoding zinc ABC transporter, periplasmic solute binding protein: MKVILICLLSFLSLYAKALVSVSIAPQAYFVQKIAKDTLDVNIVIPPNANEHTFEFKPSGILKLEKSDIYFTANLEFEKIWILKLKDELKNTKIISMQKDIKLLPMQEHAHEGHHHHGMDPHTWLDPLLVKTMAKNTALALIEQYPQNKAFYEQNLENFLKELDALNLKIQSVFKDIKSRYFLVYHPSWGYFAKRYDLIQVPIELEGKEPKPKDLQNLSKLIKKEQINTIFIPKAANNNTIKSIASTHNLKIIELDHLAYDFENTLLEDAKNIASALK; encoded by the coding sequence ATGAAAGTCATATTGATTTGTTTATTGTCGTTTTTAAGTTTGTATGCTAAAGCTTTAGTTAGCGTAAGCATAGCTCCTCAGGCTTATTTTGTGCAAAAAATAGCCAAAGATACTCTAGATGTTAATATAGTCATACCCCCTAATGCCAATGAGCATACTTTTGAATTTAAACCAAGTGGAATTTTAAAACTTGAAAAAAGTGATATTTATTTTACAGCCAATTTAGAATTTGAAAAAATTTGGATTTTAAAACTAAAAGATGAACTAAAAAACACTAAAATCATCTCTATGCAAAAAGATATCAAACTTTTACCTATGCAAGAGCATGCACATGAAGGACACCATCATCATGGAATGGATCCTCACACATGGCTTGATCCACTTTTAGTAAAAACCATGGCAAAAAATACTGCCTTAGCTCTTATAGAACAATACCCTCAAAATAAAGCATTTTATGAGCAAAATTTAGAGAATTTTTTAAAAGAACTTGATGCTTTAAATTTAAAAATTCAAAGCGTATTTAAAGATATTAAAAGCAGATATTTTTTAGTTTATCATCCCTCTTGGGGGTATTTTGCCAAAAGGTATGATTTAATCCAAGTTCCTATAGAGCTTGAAGGCAAAGAACCTAAGCCAAAAGATTTGCAAAATCTTTCCAAGCTCATAAAAAAAGAGCAAATCAATACTATTTTTATACCAAAAGCAGCCAATAACAACACTATAAAATCCATAGCATCTACTCATAATCTTAAAATCATAGAACTTGATCATTTAGCTTATGATTTTGAAAATACTCTTTTAGAAGATGCAAAAAATATAGCAAGTGCATTAAAATGA
- a CDS encoding phosphoethanolamine transferase, whose amino-acid sequence MQLKLTWTKFTLLNAVFIMVFNFELFNFMYEKIDQNFLLFSVFFGIYFFLVLSVLSLVYFPFITKFLSIFLLSTCAICSYFVSNYGVLIDNHMIENVVQTDNREFFSYFNFYFVFYMLAFVFLPSLIIIFIKIDYQRYILKKSILFFSSLALCFTLAFCVSKTLLPFLRSHNIIRMYNLPFYPIYSSAEYIKEKLAGKKELTIISEDASLKDSNASKLMILVVGETARASNYSLGGYSINDTNFYTKNIPNLVYFNEVSSCGTATATSLPCMFSRHKRATFNNNLYEENVLDILQKVGVQSVWFGNNSGGCKGNCDRIKHQLISKDYDEDLLNLVKEELKNTQSNKIIIVHLQGSHGPTYYKRYPNEFKKFTPTCDTSKLNTCTHEQIANTYDNTLLYTDFIIKNLIDLLKQNPNKEASLLYLSDHGESLGENGIYLHGMPYLIAPKDQKHIPMIFWSKDEKLSQELQTKKNYKLSQDNLFSSLLGYFGVNSKEYEANYDIFSKNLKENP is encoded by the coding sequence ATGCAATTAAAACTCACATGGACAAAATTTACCCTTTTAAACGCAGTTTTTATCATGGTTTTTAATTTTGAGTTATTTAATTTTATGTATGAAAAAATAGATCAAAATTTCTTACTTTTTAGTGTTTTTTTTGGAATTTATTTTTTCTTGGTATTAAGTGTTTTGTCTTTAGTTTATTTTCCCTTCATCACAAAATTTTTAAGTATTTTTTTACTCAGTACTTGTGCCATATGTAGTTATTTTGTAAGTAATTATGGAGTTTTAATCGACAATCACATGATAGAAAATGTCGTTCAAACAGATAATAGAGAATTTTTTTCTTATTTTAATTTTTATTTTGTTTTTTATATGCTAGCTTTTGTTTTTTTACCTAGTTTAATAATTATTTTTATAAAAATTGATTATCAAAGATATATACTTAAAAAAAGTATATTATTTTTTAGTTCATTAGCACTTTGCTTTACCTTAGCTTTTTGTGTTTCAAAAACACTTTTACCTTTTTTAAGATCACATAATATCATTAGAATGTATAATTTACCATTTTATCCAATTTACTCAAGTGCAGAATACATCAAAGAAAAACTTGCGGGTAAAAAAGAACTTACTATTATTTCAGAAGATGCTAGTTTAAAAGATTCAAATGCATCTAAATTAATGATTTTAGTAGTAGGAGAAACCGCAAGAGCTAGTAATTACTCTTTGGGTGGATATAGCATAAATGATACTAATTTCTACACTAAAAATATACCTAATTTGGTGTATTTTAACGAAGTAAGTTCGTGCGGAACTGCTACTGCTACAAGTTTGCCTTGTATGTTTTCAAGACACAAAAGAGCTACTTTTAATAACAACTTATACGAAGAAAATGTTTTAGATATTTTACAAAAGGTCGGAGTGCAAAGCGTTTGGTTTGGAAATAACTCAGGAGGTTGTAAAGGAAACTGCGATCGCATAAAACATCAATTAATCTCAAAAGATTATGATGAGGATTTGCTTAATCTTGTAAAAGAAGAACTTAAAAATACCCAATCAAACAAAATCATCATCGTGCATTTACAAGGTTCTCATGGGCCAACTTATTATAAAAGATATCCAAATGAATTTAAAAAATTTACTCCAACTTGCGATACAAGCAAACTAAACACTTGCACTCATGAGCAAATTGCCAATACCTATGATAACACTCTGCTTTATACAGATTTTATCATCAAAAATCTTATAGATTTACTCAAGCAAAATCCAAACAAAGAAGCTTCTTTGCTATATTTATCCGATCATGGAGAAAGTTTGGGTGAAAATGGAATTTATTTGCATGGTATGCCTTATTTAATAGCCCCAAAAGATCAAAAACACATTCCAATGATATTTTGGAGTAAAGATGAAAAATTAAGCCAAGAATTACAAACTAAGAAAAACTATAAACTCTCCCAAGATAATCTTTTTTCAAGTTTATTGGGATATTTTGGAGTAAATAGTAAAGAATATGAAGCAAATTATGATATATTTAGCAAAAATTTAAAGGAAAATCCTTGA